One stretch of Streptomyces sp. A2-16 DNA includes these proteins:
- a CDS encoding malate dehydrogenase → MTRTPVNVTVTGAAGQIGYALLFRIASGQLLGADVPVKLRLLEITPALKAAEGTAMELDDCAFPLLQGIDITDDPNVAFDGTNVGLLVGARPRTKGMERGDLLEANGGIFKPQGKAINDHAADDVKILVVGNPANTNALIAQAAAPDVPAERFTAMTRLDHNRALTQLAKKTGTTVADIKRLTIWGNHSATQYPDIFHATVAGKNAAETVNDEKWLAEDFIPTVAKRGAAIIEARGASSAASAANAAIDHVYTWVNGTADGDWTSMGIPSDGSYGVPEGLISSFPVTTKDGVYEIVQGLEVNEFSRARIDASVKELEEEREAVRALGLI, encoded by the coding sequence ATGACCCGCACTCCCGTGAACGTCACCGTCACCGGCGCGGCCGGCCAGATCGGTTACGCCCTGCTCTTCCGCATCGCCTCCGGCCAGCTGCTCGGCGCGGACGTGCCGGTCAAGCTCCGCCTCCTGGAGATCACCCCGGCGCTCAAGGCCGCCGAGGGCACCGCCATGGAGCTGGACGACTGCGCGTTCCCGCTCCTCCAGGGCATCGACATCACGGACGACCCGAACGTCGCCTTCGACGGCACCAACGTCGGTCTCCTCGTCGGCGCCCGCCCCCGCACCAAGGGCATGGAGCGCGGTGACCTCCTGGAGGCCAACGGCGGCATCTTCAAGCCGCAGGGCAAGGCCATCAACGACCACGCCGCGGACGACGTCAAGATCCTGGTCGTCGGCAACCCGGCCAACACCAACGCGCTGATCGCCCAGGCCGCCGCCCCGGACGTACCGGCCGAGCGCTTCACCGCGATGACCCGCCTCGACCACAACCGCGCGCTGACCCAGCTCGCGAAGAAGACGGGCACCACGGTCGCCGACATCAAGCGGCTCACCATCTGGGGCAACCACTCCGCCACCCAGTACCCGGACATCTTCCACGCCACGGTCGCCGGCAAGAACGCCGCCGAGACCGTCAACGACGAGAAGTGGCTGGCCGAGGACTTCATCCCGACCGTCGCCAAGCGCGGTGCCGCGATCATCGAGGCCCGTGGCGCGTCCTCCGCCGCCTCGGCCGCCAACGCCGCCATCGACCACGTGTACACCTGGGTCAACGGCACCGCGGACGGCGACTGGACCTCCATGGGCATCCCGTCGGACGGTTCCTACGGCGTCCCGGAGGGCCTGATCTCCTCCTTCCCCGTCACCACCAAGGACGGCGTCTACGAGATCGTCCAGGGCCTGGAGGTCAACGAGTTCTCCCGCGCCCGCATCGACGCCTCCGTGAAGGAGCTCGAGGAGGAGCGCGAGGCGGTCCGCGCGCTCGGCCTCATCTGA
- a CDS encoding GMC oxidoreductase has product MPDAKHEYDYVVIGGGTAGSVIASRLTENPDVTVAVIEGGPSDVGRDDVLTLRRWMGLLGGELDYDYPTTEQPRGNSHIRHSRARVLGGCSSHNTLIAFKPLPSDWDEWEEAGAKGWGAVPMEAYYARLKNNIVPVDEKDRNAIARDFVDAAQKAVQVPRIEGFNKKPFDDGVGFFDLAYHPENNKRSSASVAYLHPVMDERPNLTILLETWAYRLELDGTRAQGVHVRSKDGEESLIRARREVVLCAGAVDSPRLLLHSGIGPRKDLEALGIPVVLDLPGVGENLLDHPESVIVWETNGPIPENSAMDSDAGLFVRRDPEHAGPDLMFHFYQVPFTDNPERLGYERPAYGVSMTPNIPKPKSRGRLYLTSADPEVKPALDFRYFTDEDDYDGRTLVDGIRIAREIAATEPLAGWLKREVCPGPDITGDEELSEYARKVAHTVYHPAGTCRMGAAEDELAVVDPELRIRGLDGIRIADASVFPTMTAVNPMIGVLMVGEKAVDLLGGGA; this is encoded by the coding sequence ATGCCCGATGCCAAACACGAGTACGACTACGTCGTCATCGGCGGCGGAACGGCAGGCTCCGTCATAGCCTCCCGCCTCACCGAGAACCCCGACGTCACCGTCGCCGTCATCGAGGGCGGCCCGAGCGACGTCGGCAGGGACGACGTCCTCACCCTGCGCCGCTGGATGGGCCTGCTCGGCGGAGAGCTCGACTACGACTACCCCACCACCGAGCAGCCGCGCGGCAACTCGCACATCCGGCACAGCCGCGCCCGGGTCCTCGGCGGCTGTTCCTCCCACAACACCCTCATCGCCTTCAAGCCGCTGCCGTCCGACTGGGACGAGTGGGAGGAGGCCGGTGCCAAGGGCTGGGGCGCGGTGCCGATGGAGGCGTACTACGCGCGGCTGAAGAACAACATCGTCCCGGTCGACGAGAAGGACCGCAACGCCATCGCCCGCGACTTCGTCGACGCGGCCCAGAAGGCCGTTCAGGTGCCCCGGATCGAGGGCTTCAACAAGAAGCCCTTCGACGACGGCGTCGGCTTCTTCGACCTGGCCTACCACCCGGAGAACAACAAGCGTTCCTCGGCGTCGGTGGCGTATCTGCACCCGGTGATGGACGAGCGGCCCAACCTCACGATCCTGCTGGAGACCTGGGCGTACCGGCTGGAGCTGGACGGCACGCGAGCGCAGGGCGTGCACGTGCGGTCCAAGGACGGCGAGGAGAGCCTGATCAGGGCCCGCCGCGAGGTCGTCCTGTGCGCGGGCGCCGTCGACTCGCCCCGCCTCCTGCTGCACTCCGGCATCGGTCCCCGCAAGGACCTCGAAGCACTCGGCATCCCGGTCGTCCTCGACCTGCCGGGCGTCGGCGAGAACCTCCTCGACCACCCCGAGTCGGTCATCGTCTGGGAGACGAACGGCCCGATCCCCGAGAACTCCGCGATGGACTCCGACGCGGGCCTGTTCGTGCGCCGCGACCCCGAACACGCGGGCCCGGACCTGATGTTCCACTTCTACCAGGTCCCCTTCACCGACAACCCCGAACGCCTCGGTTACGAACGCCCGGCGTACGGCGTCTCGATGACCCCGAACATCCCCAAGCCGAAGAGCCGCGGCCGCCTGTACCTCACGAGTGCGGACCCCGAGGTCAAGCCGGCCCTCGACTTCCGCTACTTCACCGACGAGGACGACTACGACGGCCGCACCCTCGTCGACGGGATCAGGATCGCCCGCGAGATCGCGGCGACCGAACCGCTCGCCGGCTGGCTCAAGCGCGAGGTGTGCCCCGGCCCCGACATCACGGGTGACGAGGAGCTGAGCGAGTACGCGCGCAAGGTCGCGCACACCGTGTACCACCCGGCGGGCACCTGCCGCATGGGTGCCGCCGAAGACGAACTGGCCGTCGTGGACCCCGAGTTGAGGATCCGCGGCCTGGACGGCATCCGCATCGCGGACGCCTCGGTGTTCCCGACCATGACCGCCGTGAACCCCATGATCGGGGTGCTCATGGTCGGTGAGAAAGCAGTGGACCTGCTGGGAGGTGGTGCGTGA
- a CDS encoding aldehyde dehydrogenase family protein translates to MAGQHARQEPHTIHAGGEWRAAVSGATRDILDPADARPFAVVAEGDEKDTDLAVAAAHRAFDSGQGPWPLTPVAERAALLRRVADLLVRDREELGLLESRDAGKTVEEGRVDIDCVADAFRYFADLVAAEAPGRVVDAGSPDIHSVVVHEPIGVCALITPWNYPLLQASWKIAPALAAGNTFVVKPSEITPMTTIALIELLVEAGLPEGVANIVTGPGHTVGARLSEHPDVDLVSFTGGLISGTKVAQAAAPTVKKVALELGGKNPNVVFADACATPEGFDTAVDQALNAAFIHSGQVCSAGGRLIVEESVRDRFVAELARRASAIRLGRGTEDGVECGPLVSEQQRDKVESYVASALEEGAVLRSGGRRPEPSPERPADGYFYEPTVLDRCHREMRVVREEVFGPVLTVETFRTEDEAIALANDTEYGLAGAVWTTDAGRARRVAGRLRHGTVWINDFHPYLPQAEWGGFGKSGVGRELGPAGLAEYRESKHVYQNLAPKPVRWFAG, encoded by the coding sequence ATGGCCGGACAGCACGCGCGGCAGGAGCCGCACACCATCCACGCGGGCGGCGAATGGCGCGCAGCCGTCTCCGGAGCCACCCGCGACATCCTCGACCCCGCCGACGCGCGGCCCTTCGCCGTGGTCGCCGAGGGTGACGAGAAGGACACCGATCTGGCGGTCGCCGCCGCCCACCGGGCCTTCGACTCAGGTCAGGGCCCCTGGCCGCTCACCCCCGTCGCCGAACGCGCCGCACTGCTGCGTCGCGTCGCCGATCTTCTCGTACGCGACCGCGAAGAGCTCGGACTCCTGGAGAGCCGGGACGCGGGCAAGACGGTGGAGGAGGGCCGGGTCGACATCGACTGTGTCGCCGACGCCTTCCGCTACTTCGCCGACCTCGTCGCCGCCGAGGCGCCCGGCCGGGTCGTGGACGCCGGCTCGCCCGACATCCACAGCGTCGTCGTGCACGAGCCCATCGGTGTGTGCGCGCTGATCACTCCCTGGAACTACCCGCTCCTCCAGGCCAGTTGGAAGATCGCCCCGGCGCTCGCGGCCGGCAACACCTTCGTGGTCAAGCCGAGCGAGATCACCCCGATGACGACGATCGCGCTCATCGAGCTGCTGGTCGAGGCCGGTCTGCCGGAAGGCGTGGCCAACATCGTGACCGGCCCCGGTCACACCGTCGGGGCCCGGCTCTCCGAGCACCCCGATGTCGACCTGGTCTCCTTCACCGGTGGTCTGATCAGCGGCACCAAGGTCGCCCAGGCCGCCGCCCCCACCGTGAAGAAGGTCGCTCTCGAACTCGGCGGCAAGAACCCCAACGTGGTCTTCGCCGACGCCTGCGCCACCCCCGAGGGCTTCGACACCGCCGTCGACCAGGCCCTCAACGCCGCCTTCATCCACAGTGGCCAGGTCTGCTCCGCGGGCGGCCGCCTCATCGTCGAGGAGTCCGTCCGGGACCGCTTCGTCGCCGAACTCGCCCGCCGGGCCTCGGCGATCCGGCTCGGCCGCGGCACCGAGGACGGCGTCGAGTGCGGGCCGCTGGTCTCCGAGCAGCAGCGCGACAAGGTCGAGTCCTACGTCGCCTCCGCACTGGAAGAGGGCGCCGTGCTGCGCTCCGGCGGCCGGCGTCCCGAGCCCTCGCCCGAGCGGCCCGCCGACGGCTACTTCTACGAGCCGACCGTTCTCGACCGCTGCCACCGCGAGATGCGGGTCGTGCGGGAGGAGGTCTTCGGACCGGTCCTCACCGTCGAGACCTTCCGCACCGAGGACGAGGCGATCGCCCTCGCCAACGACACCGAGTACGGCCTCGCCGGCGCCGTCTGGACCACCGACGCCGGCCGTGCCCGCCGGGTCGCCGGCCGGCTGCGCCACGGCACCGTGTGGATCAACGACTTCCACCCCTACCTCCCGCAGGCGGAGTGGGGCGGCTTCGGCAAGAGCGGAGTGGGCCGCGAGCTCGGCCCCGCCGGGCTCGCCGAGTACCGCGAGAGCAAGCACGTCTACCAGAACCTCGCGCCGAAGCCGGTGCGCTGGTTCGCCGGTTGA
- a CDS encoding bifunctional helix-turn-helix transcriptional regulator/GNAT family N-acetyltransferase, translated as MDPVSTEHVAEFRRFNRYFTRRIGALDDHYLGQDRPLGEARLLFEIGEGVSLRELRTRLGLDAGYLSRMTKTLQAQGMVRISVHPADSRLRMVELTRAGRTELKEQNRRADALAAGLLDGLTGPQREQLTEAMSTAQRLLRLAAITVAPVDGAAPDARACLDAYAADIDARFPEGFDRSDLVRPEEVSGAAGAFFVAYEEGRPVGCGALRRLEPRIGELRHVWVHPDARRLGLARRLLTALETEAAARGLTTLRLDTHASLTEAQTMYRTCGYTEIPPYAEHVYGDYWFEKRLSG; from the coding sequence ATGGACCCGGTGTCGACAGAGCACGTGGCGGAGTTCCGCCGGTTCAACCGCTACTTCACCCGCCGTATCGGCGCCCTGGACGACCACTACCTCGGCCAGGACCGACCGCTCGGCGAGGCACGGCTGCTGTTCGAGATCGGCGAGGGAGTCTCGCTGCGCGAGCTCAGGACCCGGCTCGGGCTGGACGCCGGATACCTGAGCCGGATGACGAAGACCCTCCAGGCGCAAGGCATGGTCCGGATCAGCGTCCACCCGGCCGACAGCCGACTGCGCATGGTCGAGCTGACCCGCGCCGGAAGAACCGAGCTCAAGGAGCAGAACCGCCGGGCCGACGCCCTCGCGGCCGGCCTGCTCGACGGGCTCACCGGGCCCCAGCGCGAGCAGCTCACCGAGGCCATGAGCACCGCCCAGCGCCTGCTGCGCCTGGCCGCCATCACCGTGGCCCCGGTCGACGGCGCCGCCCCCGACGCCCGCGCCTGCCTCGACGCCTACGCCGCCGACATCGACGCCCGCTTCCCGGAGGGCTTCGACAGGTCCGACCTGGTGCGGCCCGAGGAGGTCTCCGGAGCCGCCGGCGCGTTCTTCGTGGCGTACGAGGAGGGCCGCCCGGTGGGCTGCGGCGCACTGCGTCGACTGGAGCCGCGGATCGGGGAGCTCCGGCATGTGTGGGTGCACCCGGACGCCCGCCGCCTGGGCCTCGCCCGACGCCTCCTCACGGCACTGGAGACGGAGGCCGCCGCCCGCGGCCTGACCACCCTGCGCCTCGACACCCACGCGTCCCTCACCGAGGCACAGACGATGTACCGCACCTGCGGCTACACGGAGATCCCGCCCTACGCGGAACACGTCTACGGCGACTACTGGTTCGAGAAGCGGCTGTCCGGCTGA
- a CDS encoding bifunctional methylenetetrahydrofolate dehydrogenase/methenyltetrahydrofolate cyclohydrolase, whose protein sequence is MTAQILDGKATAAAIKSDLTARVAALKEKGVTPGLGTILVGTDPGSQKYVAGKHRDCAEVGIASIQRELPETATQEEIEAVVRELNDDPACTGYIVQLPLPKGIDENRILELMDPDKDADGLHPMNLGRLVLNEPAPLPCTPNGVLTLLRRYGVEIKGAEVVVVGRGVTIGRPMPLLLTRRSENATVTQCHTGTRDLSAHLKRADIIVAAAGSAHLIRPEDVKPGAAVLDVGVSRNAEGKIVGDVHPGVAEVAGFISPNPGGVGPMTRAQLLVNVVEAAERSAG, encoded by the coding sequence ATGACCGCCCAGATTCTCGATGGCAAGGCCACCGCAGCCGCGATCAAGTCCGATCTGACCGCCCGCGTGGCGGCGCTGAAGGAGAAGGGCGTCACGCCCGGCCTCGGCACGATCCTCGTCGGGACCGATCCCGGCAGCCAGAAGTACGTCGCCGGAAAGCACCGGGACTGCGCGGAGGTCGGCATCGCCTCCATCCAGCGCGAACTGCCGGAGACGGCCACACAGGAGGAGATCGAGGCGGTCGTCCGCGAGCTGAACGACGACCCCGCGTGCACCGGTTACATCGTCCAGCTGCCGCTGCCCAAGGGCATCGACGAGAACCGCATCCTGGAGCTCATGGACCCGGACAAGGACGCGGACGGCCTGCACCCCATGAACCTCGGGCGCCTGGTCCTCAACGAGCCGGCGCCGCTGCCCTGCACCCCCAACGGCGTCCTCACCCTGCTCCGTCGCTACGGCGTCGAGATCAAGGGCGCGGAGGTGGTGGTCGTCGGCCGCGGCGTGACGATCGGCCGCCCGATGCCGCTGCTGCTGACCCGGCGCAGCGAGAACGCGACGGTGACCCAGTGCCACACCGGCACCCGTGACCTGTCCGCGCACCTCAAGCGCGCGGACATCATCGTCGCCGCGGCCGGTTCCGCCCACCTGATCCGCCCCGAGGACGTGAAGCCGGGCGCCGCCGTCCTCGACGTCGGCGTCTCCCGCAACGCCGAGGGCAAGATCGTGGGCGACGTCCACCCCGGCGTCGCCGAGGTCGCCGGCTTCATCTCCCCGAACCCCGGCGGCGTCGGCCCGATGACCCGCGCCCAGCTGCTCGTCAACGTGGTCGAGGCGGCGGAGCGCAGTGCCGGCTGA
- a CDS encoding glycine betaine/L-proline ABC transporter ATP-binding protein has product MSTTATMEKPPTTDNAVFSVDGLWKVFGPKADRVPEDGELSALDPAELRAQTGCTAAVRDVSFDVRKGEVFVVMGLSGSGKSTLVRCLTRLIEPTAGTICIDGEDVRAMDKSRLRELRRHRAAMVFQHFGLLPHRTVLDNVAYGLEIQGVGKAERRARAAEVVAKVGLEGMEQRKPSQLSGGQQQRVGLARALAVDPQVLLFDEPFSALDPLIRRDMQEEVVRLHREEGRTMVFITHDLSEALKLGDRIALMRDGKVVQLGTPEEIVGSPADGYVREFVRDVPREQVMTVRRAMKPGDCAGPTHPGALAPNAVVADAIKVVAGSGRPACVVENGRCLGVVDHERLLGVVAGTELRGGTAGTGPRPGATGTELREEAV; this is encoded by the coding sequence ATGAGTACGACCGCGACCATGGAGAAGCCGCCGACGACGGACAATGCCGTGTTCTCCGTCGACGGACTGTGGAAGGTGTTCGGCCCCAAGGCGGACCGCGTCCCCGAGGACGGCGAGCTGTCCGCCCTGGACCCCGCCGAACTGCGCGCGCAGACGGGCTGCACGGCCGCCGTCCGTGACGTGAGCTTCGACGTCCGCAAGGGCGAGGTCTTCGTCGTCATGGGCCTGTCCGGCTCCGGCAAGTCCACGCTGGTGCGCTGTCTGACCCGGCTGATCGAGCCGACGGCGGGCACGATCTGCATCGACGGCGAGGACGTCCGTGCGATGGACAAGTCCCGGCTGCGTGAACTGCGCCGGCACCGCGCCGCGATGGTCTTCCAGCACTTCGGCCTCCTCCCGCACCGCACGGTCCTCGACAACGTGGCCTACGGCCTGGAGATCCAGGGCGTCGGAAAGGCCGAGCGCCGGGCCCGGGCCGCCGAGGTCGTCGCCAAGGTCGGCCTGGAGGGCATGGAGCAGCGCAAGCCCTCCCAGCTCTCCGGCGGGCAGCAGCAGCGCGTCGGTCTGGCGCGGGCGCTCGCGGTGGACCCGCAGGTCCTCCTCTTCGACGAGCCGTTCAGCGCGCTCGACCCGCTGATCCGGCGGGACATGCAGGAGGAGGTCGTGCGCCTGCACCGCGAGGAGGGCCGCACGATGGTCTTCATCACCCACGACCTGAGCGAGGCGCTGAAGCTCGGCGACCGCATCGCCCTGATGCGCGACGGCAAGGTCGTCCAGCTGGGCACCCCGGAGGAGATCGTCGGCTCCCCGGCCGACGGCTATGTCCGCGAGTTCGTCCGGGACGTCCCGCGCGAGCAGGTCATGACGGTCCGCAGGGCCATGAAGCCCGGCGACTGCGCGGGCCCGACCCACCCGGGCGCGCTGGCCCCGAACGCCGTGGTCGCCGACGCGATCAAGGTCGTCGCCGGCAGCGGCAGGCCGGCCTGCGTCGTGGAGAACGGACGCTGTCTCGGCGTCGTCGACCACGAGCGACTGCTCGGCGTGGTCGCCGGAACGGAGCTGCGCGGGGGGACCGCAGGGACGGGGCCCCGCCCGGGAGCCACCGGAACGGAGCTCCGCGAGGAGGCCGTCTGA
- a CDS encoding DUF3017 domain-containing protein — translation MGGTRTDGAARKSGDADQEDKVPDPEAEAEVVVRDAISAPDVDGRPRRATRRFPLFTRDTARPEGGGRAAPRDAPAPARQWPVLAVSAAVGLGLLLTALDQFRYGTLLIGLALLAGAVLRWLVPDVGMLAVRSRFTDIATYGVLGTVIVLLAMMVQPNPWLVIPFLKDTLHFTVSNS, via the coding sequence GTGGGTGGGACACGGACGGACGGTGCGGCCCGGAAGTCCGGTGACGCCGACCAGGAGGACAAGGTGCCGGATCCCGAGGCGGAGGCCGAAGTCGTCGTACGGGACGCGATCAGCGCCCCTGACGTCGACGGGCGGCCGCGGCGCGCCACGCGCCGGTTCCCGCTGTTCACCAGGGACACCGCGAGGCCCGAGGGCGGTGGCCGGGCCGCGCCCCGGGACGCCCCGGCGCCCGCCAGGCAGTGGCCGGTGCTCGCCGTGTCGGCGGCGGTGGGGCTCGGACTGCTGCTGACGGCCCTCGACCAGTTCCGCTACGGCACCCTGCTCATCGGTCTCGCCCTGCTCGCCGGTGCCGTGCTGCGCTGGCTGGTGCCGGACGTCGGCATGCTCGCCGTCCGCTCCCGCTTCACCGACATCGCCACCTACGGCGTGCTCGGCACCGTCATCGTTCTGCTGGCGATGATGGTGCAGCCGAACCCGTGGCTGGTGATTCCCTTCCTCAAGGACACCCTGCACTTCACGGTCAGCAACAGCTGA
- a CDS encoding XRE family transcriptional regulator, with protein MPDELDPQVREFASQLRRLVDRSGLSIAAVADRTGYSKTSWERYLNGRLLAPKGAIVALAEVTGTNPIHLTTMWELAERAWSRSEMRHDMTMEAIRISQARAALGEFGAPPANAKGGKTARRSGSATATPGVAGPAGVAPTVPPQPTASEGDSASSSGGNSWGVAGYQGPSQAQGRTATPAPAPVSADGPGWTPGTPGPYDEPQDARPGDGSAGNPGGSGGGKRRLTMFLAGVVGVLVVIAAVFFLTDRGGDKGKQAGKSPSPSASTSVSLPAGVKCSGAGCTGKDAEAMGCSGNLVTTANTATVGATVVEVRYSKTCGAAWGRITQAGPGDKVEVSAGKATEQSGSITEAGDTIAYTPMVAVKAAGDAKACVTLASGQQGCTG; from the coding sequence TTGCCGGATGAACTGGATCCGCAGGTCAGGGAGTTCGCGAGCCAGCTGCGGCGGCTCGTGGACCGCAGCGGCCTGAGCATCGCGGCCGTCGCCGACCGCACGGGTTACAGCAAGACGTCCTGGGAGCGGTATCTGAACGGCCGGCTGCTCGCGCCGAAGGGCGCGATCGTCGCCCTGGCCGAGGTCACCGGCACCAATCCCATTCACCTGACGACGATGTGGGAGCTCGCCGAACGCGCCTGGAGCCGTTCGGAGATGCGCCACGACATGACCATGGAGGCCATCCGGATCTCCCAGGCGCGGGCCGCGCTCGGCGAGTTCGGGGCACCGCCCGCGAACGCCAAGGGCGGCAAGACGGCCCGCAGGAGCGGCAGCGCGACGGCGACGCCGGGAGTGGCGGGGCCGGCGGGCGTGGCACCCACGGTGCCGCCCCAGCCGACCGCGTCGGAAGGGGACAGCGCCTCCTCCTCGGGCGGCAACTCCTGGGGTGTGGCCGGGTATCAGGGGCCGTCGCAGGCCCAGGGGCGTACGGCCACGCCCGCTCCCGCGCCCGTCTCCGCCGACGGGCCGGGGTGGACGCCGGGGACGCCGGGGCCGTACGACGAGCCGCAGGACGCCCGTCCCGGGGACGGGTCCGCCGGAAACCCGGGGGGTTCCGGCGGGGGGAAGCGGCGGCTGACGATGTTCCTCGCCGGGGTCGTCGGAGTGCTGGTCGTGATCGCCGCCGTGTTCTTCCTGACCGACCGGGGCGGGGACAAGGGCAAGCAGGCCGGGAAGTCGCCGTCGCCGTCCGCCAGCACGTCCGTCTCGCTGCCCGCCGGGGTGAAGTGCAGTGGCGCGGGGTGCACCGGGAAGGACGCCGAGGCCATGGGGTGCAGCGGAAACCTGGTCACGACGGCCAACACCGCGACGGTGGGGGCGACCGTGGTCGAGGTGCGGTACAGCAAGACCTGCGGGGCGGCGTGGGGTCGGATCACCCAGGCCGGTCCGGGGGACAAGGTCGAGGTGAGCGCCGGGAAGGCGACCGAGCAGAGCGGGAGCATCACCGAGGCCGGGGACACGATCGCGTACACGCCGATGGTGGCCGTCAAGGCCGCGGGTGACGCCAAGGCGTGCGTGACGCTGGCGTCCGGGCAGCAGGGGTGCACGGGCTGA
- a CDS encoding helix-turn-helix transcriptional regulator, whose amino-acid sequence MSGWQALPDDLPPEVRHFVEQLRQLKDRTGLSLVSLGARTAYSKSSWHRYLNATQPPPRQAVAALCRIAGLDTAEAERFGVRWELAVQAWPRPAAATSVRAAEGKEGKEGQEAEKGERYEDDPTLPWWDEPPGERASGTNRLLLSAALLLVLLLLLGVAGAVASG is encoded by the coding sequence ATGAGTGGCTGGCAGGCGCTGCCCGACGATCTGCCGCCGGAGGTGCGGCATTTCGTGGAGCAGCTCAGACAGCTCAAGGACCGCACGGGGCTCAGCCTCGTCTCGCTCGGCGCCCGCACCGCGTACAGCAAGTCCTCCTGGCACCGCTATCTCAACGCCACCCAGCCCCCGCCCCGCCAGGCCGTCGCCGCCCTGTGCCGGATCGCGGGCCTCGACACCGCCGAGGCCGAGCGCTTCGGTGTGCGCTGGGAGCTGGCGGTCCAGGCCTGGCCCCGTCCGGCGGCGGCGACCTCCGTGCGGGCCGCCGAGGGCAAGGAGGGCAAGGAGGGCCAGGAGGCTGAGAAAGGGGAACGGTACGAGGACGACCCCACGCTGCCATGGTGGGACGAGCCCCCCGGGGAGCGCGCGAGCGGTACGAACCGCCTGCTGCTGTCCGCCGCGCTGCTGCTCGTCCTCCTGCTGCTGCTCGGGGTGGCCGGTGCCGTTGCGTCCGGGTGA